In the Aerosakkonema funiforme FACHB-1375 genome, one interval contains:
- a CDS encoding YebC/PmpR family DNA-binding transcriptional regulator: MAGHSKWANIKRQKARVDAVKGKIFAKLSRQMIVAARTGIPDPEGNFQLRTAIEKAKAAGIPNENIERAIAKGAGKLGAGDSWESIRYEGYGPGGVAIIIEALTDNRNRTAADLRAALSKYGGNLGETGCVSWMFQQKGVCILRGAVDEDALLEASLEGGAESYELTEDEEEGEGAEVFTDVANLENLSKTLKEKGFNVSESEVRWIPGNTLEVTDPMQARSLMKLMDALEDLDDVQNVTANFDMADELMSVSMA, from the coding sequence ATGGCTGGACACAGTAAGTGGGCGAACATCAAGCGGCAAAAAGCGAGAGTGGATGCCGTCAAAGGGAAAATCTTCGCCAAATTATCGCGGCAGATGATCGTGGCTGCACGCACGGGAATACCAGACCCGGAAGGCAATTTTCAACTGCGGACGGCGATCGAAAAAGCAAAAGCAGCTGGCATTCCCAACGAAAATATCGAACGTGCGATCGCCAAAGGTGCTGGCAAACTCGGCGCTGGTGACAGCTGGGAATCTATCCGCTACGAAGGTTACGGCCCCGGAGGCGTGGCCATCATCATAGAAGCGCTGACAGATAATCGCAACCGCACAGCAGCCGACTTGCGAGCTGCCTTGAGCAAATATGGCGGCAATTTGGGCGAAACTGGCTGCGTTAGCTGGATGTTTCAGCAAAAAGGAGTTTGCATTTTACGCGGTGCGGTTGATGAAGATGCTCTGTTGGAGGCATCCTTGGAAGGTGGAGCCGAGTCATACGAACTGACTGAGGATGAGGAGGAAGGCGAAGGTGCGGAAGTTTTTACCGATGTCGCCAACTTGGAAAACCTCAGCAAAACTTTAAAGGAAAAAGGTTTTAACGTCAGCGAGTCAGAAGTGCGTTGGATACCGGGGAATACGCTGGAAGTAACAGACCCGATGCAGGCGCGATCGCTAATGAAGTTAATGGATGCCTTGGAAGATTTGGATGACGTACAAAATGTAACGGCGAATTTTGATATGGCAGATGAGTTGATGTCTGTCAGTATGGCTTAG